In the genome of Gemmatimonadaceae bacterium, one region contains:
- a CDS encoding 2'-5' RNA ligase family protein — MKAGIVVIAELSGAVADRIHEVQQRYDPRMAGELPPHLTLIGSSGTGPISVRTSPELLREALLPATQAASPMTLAFLPPMQFMQSNVVVLPLDPNGPVRAFYESMAERLRAARIVTERARFTFTPHCTLSLYPELSTQAVRELLAMRFEETILVDAVQAYRASGPVGTQKLFELKLAPFAEFRNEP; from the coding sequence GTGAAGGCGGGCATCGTCGTCATTGCGGAGCTCTCGGGCGCCGTCGCCGACCGCATTCACGAAGTGCAGCAACGTTACGACCCGCGCATGGCGGGCGAGCTGCCGCCGCATCTCACCCTCATCGGGTCGTCAGGCACCGGACCGATTTCGGTGCGGACGTCGCCGGAGCTATTGCGCGAAGCGCTGCTCCCCGCGACGCAGGCCGCCTCGCCGATGACGCTCGCGTTCCTGCCGCCAATGCAGTTCATGCAGTCGAACGTCGTCGTCTTGCCGCTCGACCCAAACGGTCCGGTACGCGCGTTCTACGAATCGATGGCCGAGCGTCTCCGCGCCGCGCGCATCGTGACCGAGCGTGCGAGGTTCACGTTCACGCCGCACTGCACTCTGAGTCTTTATCCCGAGCTGTCGACGCAGGCCGTTCGCGAACTGCTCGCAATGCGATTCGAAGAGACGATCCTCGTCGACGCGGTTCAGGCATATCGAGCTAGTGGCCCGGTGGGGACGCAGAAGCTGTTCGAGCTGAAACTTGCGCCGTTCGCAGAATTTCGGAACGAGCCGTAA
- a CDS encoding cytochrome c biogenesis protein CcdA, translated as MVTRITMVDFTSLRDTLSGNPVLAIPLVFVGGVLTSLTPCIYPMIPITAAIVGGSEATAQPDAPRTNRWRPLGLTLTYVVGLALVYSALGLFAGLTGTLFGTVSTNPWLYFLMANVLILAALAMLDVLPVRVPSALLARASTTGTAGRYSGALMMGGLSGLVAAPCSAPVMAAVLTWVSTTHSATLGFVYLFVFSLGMCTLLVAVGLSSGTLSRLPRAGVWMLWIKRVFALVMLAVAEYYLVKGGQLWI; from the coding sequence GTGGTCACGCGCATCACGATGGTCGATTTTACCTCACTTCGCGACACTCTGTCCGGCAACCCGGTACTGGCGATCCCGCTGGTATTCGTCGGTGGCGTGCTCACGAGTTTGACCCCGTGCATCTATCCGATGATCCCGATCACCGCGGCGATCGTGGGCGGTTCGGAGGCAACGGCTCAGCCCGACGCGCCGCGCACCAACCGCTGGCGACCGCTCGGGCTCACGCTCACGTACGTCGTGGGTCTCGCACTCGTGTATTCGGCGCTGGGGCTCTTCGCCGGGCTCACCGGAACGCTCTTCGGCACCGTGAGTACCAATCCATGGTTGTACTTCCTGATGGCGAACGTCCTCATTCTCGCGGCGCTCGCCATGCTGGATGTGCTGCCGGTACGCGTGCCGTCTGCCCTGCTCGCTCGCGCTTCGACGACGGGAACGGCAGGGAGATACTCGGGCGCGCTGATGATGGGCGGACTGTCGGGGCTCGTCGCGGCCCCGTGCTCGGCGCCGGTGATGGCGGCGGTGCTGACCTGGGTGTCGACGACGCACAGCGCGACGTTAGGGTTTGTGTATCTGTTCGTGTTCTCGCTGGGGATGTGTACGCTGCTCGTCGCGGTCGGGCTCTCGTCGGGCACGCTCTCGCGATTGCCGCGGGCGGGCGTGTGGATGCTGTGGATCAAGCGCGTGTTCGCGCTCGTCATGCTCGCGGTGGCGGAATATTATCTGGTGAAGGGCGGACAGCTGTGGATCTGA
- a CDS encoding phosphatase PAP2 family protein, which produces MTSRTRLTFALIGALALAAPTVGAQATAAAAESHPLFTWEDAALAGGFIAGTVALRPVDEYFAQHLQTKFTQQNRFFQTTATTVRTIAEPGAFIIGGTLYVVGRASKQRNIADLGLHGTEAVIVGGLFAGVLKNVFGRARPFVKPAKDSVLFDANNWQIGRGLQGDQYRSFPSGHAVAAFAAAAAVVNETSRWWPGYQWLIGPAMYGGAGLVGVSRMYNNRHWASDVMMGAAIGTFAGNKVVRYFHRTNPDNKLDQWLLGTSLRPVDGGGHAFSWFFVPAPKTAHARR; this is translated from the coding sequence ATGACCTCACGGACCAGACTGACCTTCGCGCTCATTGGCGCGCTCGCACTCGCTGCGCCTACGGTGGGTGCCCAGGCTACTGCGGCGGCGGCCGAGTCGCACCCTCTCTTCACCTGGGAAGATGCCGCTCTCGCGGGAGGATTCATCGCAGGCACAGTGGCCTTGCGGCCCGTCGACGAATATTTCGCTCAGCACCTACAGACGAAATTCACCCAGCAGAATCGCTTTTTTCAAACGACCGCGACCACCGTTCGCACCATCGCCGAGCCGGGCGCATTCATCATTGGCGGAACGCTGTACGTCGTCGGCCGCGCATCGAAGCAACGGAACATCGCCGACCTCGGCTTGCACGGGACCGAAGCCGTGATCGTCGGGGGACTCTTCGCCGGTGTACTCAAGAATGTTTTCGGCCGCGCGCGGCCGTTTGTGAAGCCGGCAAAGGACAGCGTCCTTTTCGACGCGAACAACTGGCAGATCGGCCGCGGCCTGCAGGGGGACCAGTATCGGTCGTTTCCGTCCGGCCATGCCGTTGCGGCGTTCGCGGCGGCGGCGGCTGTCGTGAACGAAACGTCACGGTGGTGGCCTGGCTATCAGTGGCTGATCGGCCCCGCGATGTATGGAGGTGCAGGCCTGGTGGGTGTTTCACGGATGTACAACAATCGGCATTGGGCGAGCGACGTGATGATGGGTGCGGCCATCGGCACCTTCGCCGGGAACAAGGTCGTGCGCTACTTTCACCGGACCAATCCCGACAACAAGCTCGACCAGTGGCTACTCGGCACCTCCCTGCGCCCCGTCGATGGCGGTGGACACGCGTTCTCATGGTTCTTCGTCCCCGCCCCCAAAACTGCCCACGCTCGGCGGTGA
- a CDS encoding glycosyl hydrolase, whose product MTRSVSALQPIAVALVLAALSIAAPVGAQRPRPPTGTPRPFSPVGGALLPVDSAAFAGLHWRELGPFRGGRSVAVAGNPQRPNEFWMGTTGGGVYKSINAGESWAPVTDKYFGGTIGAIAVAPSAPDVVYVGGGEYPIRGNVAHGDGVWKTTDGGKTWTYVGLRETRQIADIVVNPTNPDLVYVGALGHVWAPNAERGVFRSKDGGKTWDKILFRNDSTGVVDLVMDPNNANVLYAGFWQAGRTPWLLSSGGKGSGLFKTTDGGDHWTEITRNPGLPEGIWGNIGITVSGASSNRLWANIEADSGGVFRSSDGGATWTRVNNDRSLRQRAWYYTKIHADSKDTNVVYVNNVSFQKSTDGGKTFRPVSGMKHGDSHDLWVDPKDPRRMIESDDGGGEVTVDGGKTWTDEDYATAQFYHVIATNHFPYHLCGAQQDNSTLCGPSRSPDGVVDISDWKEAGGGESGWIAARSDDPDIVYAGSYGNLLTRKDMRTELTRNVNPWPDNPMGHPAKDLKYRFQWTFPIISSVHDANVLYAGSNVVHKSVNGGQSWTVISPDLTYADPMTLGNSGGPITKDQTSVEYYAVVFVIEESPIDAKVLWTGSDDGKLYVTRDGGSTWTNVTPPDMKKFTRVSSIDASKFGAGIAYVAANRYQLDDYHPLLWKTMDFGKTWSRIDTGINDEEFTRVVREDPNRRGLLMAGTERGVWYSGDDGLNWQKLQLNLPIVPVHDLTFKEGDLIVATHGRSFWVMDNISSLEQLSSEVLASDAHLFKPRDQYRASFGGGFGGGRRGAGGAQAITPENAPIHPVGQNPAGGEVVQYWLKSPSQEVQLSFLDAQGKLIRTYTSKLDSLAYADSVRRQQRTKSRMDSLRAAGIAEDSIQKLVRVATDAAGGIEPASDDDGFRAPPTPRAPNRRGVNTFAWTMRYPDASSFQGMILWAAGVQGPLAPPGTYAVRLTVNGKPIATESFRLIPDPRSKGVTTADYAEQFALLTKIRDRFSETNDAVKTIRYVKRELDDRRKRIAADRQASFGTTATAFEQALSQVEDSLYQTKNRSGQDPLNYPIRLNNKIGALMGVVGSADGRPTQQSYAVFTELSQQLDRQLAILKQTLNSGLPRVNSMLRDAGLPPVEAKPVDAPPARQIAAQ is encoded by the coding sequence GTGACTCGCTCGGTTTCCGCGTTGCAGCCCATCGCTGTCGCGCTCGTTCTCGCCGCTCTCTCGATTGCCGCGCCGGTTGGCGCACAGCGTCCTCGGCCGCCGACGGGCACGCCGCGCCCGTTCAGCCCCGTCGGCGGCGCGTTGCTCCCTGTCGATTCCGCCGCGTTTGCGGGACTGCATTGGCGCGAGCTCGGTCCCTTCCGCGGCGGGCGCTCGGTCGCCGTGGCGGGCAATCCGCAGCGGCCTAACGAGTTCTGGATGGGGACGACGGGCGGCGGTGTCTACAAGTCGATCAACGCCGGCGAATCATGGGCGCCCGTGACGGACAAGTACTTCGGCGGCACGATCGGCGCGATCGCCGTTGCACCGTCCGCGCCCGACGTCGTGTACGTCGGTGGTGGCGAGTATCCGATCCGCGGCAACGTCGCGCACGGCGATGGCGTATGGAAGACGACCGACGGCGGCAAAACATGGACATACGTCGGGCTTCGCGAGACGCGGCAGATCGCCGACATCGTCGTGAATCCAACGAATCCCGATCTCGTATACGTCGGCGCACTGGGACACGTGTGGGCGCCTAACGCGGAGCGCGGCGTCTTTCGATCCAAAGATGGGGGCAAGACGTGGGACAAGATTCTGTTCCGCAACGACTCGACTGGCGTCGTCGATCTCGTGATGGATCCGAACAACGCCAACGTGCTCTACGCGGGATTCTGGCAAGCCGGACGTACGCCGTGGCTGCTCTCGTCGGGCGGGAAGGGAAGTGGCTTGTTCAAGACGACCGACGGCGGCGATCACTGGACGGAGATCACGCGCAACCCTGGGTTGCCGGAAGGCATCTGGGGCAACATCGGCATCACGGTCTCGGGAGCGAGCTCGAATCGCTTGTGGGCAAACATCGAGGCCGACTCGGGTGGTGTGTTCCGCTCGAGCGACGGCGGCGCGACGTGGACGCGCGTGAACAACGATCGGTCGCTGCGCCAGCGCGCGTGGTACTACACGAAGATTCACGCCGATTCCAAGGATACCAATGTCGTCTACGTGAACAACGTCTCCTTTCAGAAGTCGACCGACGGCGGAAAGACGTTCCGCCCTGTCAGTGGCATGAAGCACGGCGATTCGCACGATCTCTGGGTCGACCCGAAGGATCCCCGGCGCATGATCGAGTCGGACGATGGCGGCGGCGAGGTCACCGTCGACGGCGGGAAGACATGGACGGACGAGGATTACGCAACTGCTCAATTCTACCACGTCATCGCGACGAATCATTTCCCGTATCACCTCTGCGGCGCGCAGCAGGACAACTCGACGCTGTGTGGGCCGAGTCGGTCGCCGGACGGCGTCGTCGACATCAGCGATTGGAAGGAAGCGGGCGGCGGCGAGTCGGGCTGGATCGCGGCGCGCTCGGACGATCCGGACATCGTTTACGCGGGAAGCTACGGCAATCTGCTCACGCGGAAGGACATGCGGACGGAGCTCACGCGAAACGTGAATCCGTGGCCGGATAATCCAATGGGCCATCCCGCGAAGGACTTGAAGTATCGCTTCCAGTGGACATTCCCGATCATCTCGTCCGTGCACGACGCGAACGTCCTTTATGCAGGCTCCAACGTTGTTCACAAATCCGTGAACGGGGGGCAGAGCTGGACGGTGATCTCGCCCGATCTCACCTACGCCGATCCGATGACGTTAGGCAACTCGGGCGGCCCGATCACGAAGGACCAGACGTCGGTCGAGTACTACGCGGTCGTCTTCGTCATCGAGGAATCTCCCATCGATGCGAAGGTACTGTGGACTGGTTCAGATGATGGGAAACTGTACGTCACGCGTGACGGCGGCAGCACATGGACCAACGTCACGCCGCCGGACATGAAGAAGTTCACGCGCGTCTCGAGCATCGACGCGTCGAAGTTCGGGGCAGGGATAGCCTATGTGGCGGCCAATCGATATCAGTTGGACGACTATCACCCGCTGCTGTGGAAGACGATGGACTTCGGCAAGACCTGGTCGCGCATCGACACGGGCATCAACGACGAGGAATTCACGCGTGTCGTGAGGGAAGATCCGAACCGTCGCGGGTTGCTCATGGCGGGCACCGAGCGCGGAGTGTGGTATTCGGGTGACGACGGTCTGAACTGGCAGAAGCTTCAGCTCAATCTTCCGATCGTCCCCGTACACGATCTCACCTTCAAGGAAGGGGATCTCATTGTCGCGACGCACGGCCGCTCGTTCTGGGTGATGGACAATATCTCGTCGCTCGAGCAGTTGTCGAGCGAGGTGCTCGCGAGCGACGCGCATCTGTTCAAGCCGCGCGATCAGTATCGCGCGAGCTTCGGCGGCGGATTCGGTGGTGGCCGCCGTGGGGCGGGCGGCGCGCAAGCGATCACGCCAGAGAACGCGCCGATACATCCGGTCGGTCAGAACCCCGCGGGCGGTGAAGTAGTACAGTACTGGCTCAAGAGCCCGAGCCAGGAAGTGCAACTCTCCTTCCTCGACGCACAGGGGAAGCTCATTCGCACCTACACGAGCAAGCTCGATTCGCTCGCGTACGCCGACTCGGTTCGTCGGCAGCAGCGGACCAAGTCGCGCATGGACAGTCTGCGCGCGGCGGGGATCGCCGAGGACAGCATTCAGAAGCTCGTTAGGGTCGCGACCGATGCGGCCGGCGGGATCGAGCCGGCGAGTGACGACGACGGCTTCCGGGCTCCTCCGACGCCACGGGCACCGAACCGTCGCGGCGTGAACACCTTCGCGTGGACCATGCGCTATCCGGACGCGTCGAGCTTCCAGGGGATGATCCTGTGGGCGGCCGGTGTCCAGGGGCCGCTCGCGCCTCCGGGGACTTACGCCGTCCGCCTAACGGTGAACGGGAAGCCGATCGCAACGGAATCCTTCCGGTTGATCCCCGATCCGCGTTCGAAAGGCGTGACGACAGCTGATTACGCCGAGCAATTCGCGCTCCTCACGAAGATTCGCGATCGCTTCTCGGAGACGAACGATGCCGTGAAGACGATCCGCTACGTGAAGCGAGAGCTCGACGATCGCCGCAAGCGCATCGCTGCCGACCGCCAGGCGAGCTTCGGCACCACGGCGACGGCGTTCGAGCAGGCGCTGTCGCAGGTGGAGGATTCATTGTATCAGACGAAGAACCGCAGCGGTCAGGATCCGCTCAACTATCCGATCCGCCTGAACAACAAGATCGGGGCATTGATGGGCGTGGTGGGGAGCGCCGACGGTCGCCCGACGCAGCAGTCGTACGCGGTGTTCACGGAGCTCTCACAGCAGCTCGATCGTCAGCTGGCGATCCTCAAGCAGACGCTGAATTCGGGTCTGCCGCGAGTGAACTCGATGCTCCGCGATGCGGGCCTGCCGCCGGTGGAGGCGAAGCCGGTGGATGCGCCGCCGGCGAGACAGATCGCGGCGCAATAG
- a CDS encoding TlpA disulfide reductase family protein: protein MIFRFAIGLIGLTSLLAVPARAQDMGIELGTKGPAAAVETLDGKPANLSQYVGKSPVLIEFWATWCPNCRELEPHLKAMHAKYAAQLKFVGVSVSVNQSSDRVKAYVAKHEIPGDQFFDRNGNATGAYDVPATSFVVVLDKSGKVVYTGLGGDQDLEKAIKKAL from the coding sequence ATGATTTTTCGATTTGCGATCGGGTTGATCGGCCTAACGAGCCTGCTTGCCGTGCCCGCGCGTGCGCAGGATATGGGGATCGAGCTCGGCACGAAGGGGCCGGCGGCAGCGGTCGAGACGCTCGACGGCAAGCCGGCCAATCTCTCGCAGTACGTCGGCAAATCGCCCGTGCTGATCGAGTTCTGGGCGACGTGGTGTCCCAACTGCCGCGAGCTCGAGCCGCATCTCAAGGCGATGCACGCCAAGTACGCCGCGCAGCTGAAATTCGTCGGCGTGTCGGTGTCCGTGAATCAGTCGTCCGATCGCGTGAAGGCGTACGTCGCGAAGCACGAGATTCCGGGCGACCAGTTCTTCGATCGCAACGGCAACGCAACGGGTGCCTACGACGTCCCGGCGACGTCGTTTGTCGTGGTCCTCGACAAGTCCGGTAAGGTCGTGTACACGGGATTGGGTGGGGATCAGGATCTGGAAAAGGCAATCAAGAAAGCCTTGTAG
- a CDS encoding enoyl-[acyl-carrier-protein] reductase: MLPIDLGGRRAFVAGVADDQGFGFAIAKALAEAGATVCVGTWPPALNIFMNLIERGKMDGARTLSSGAMLQFEKIYPLDAAYDRYDDMPEDVRNNKRYKDIGDCSIDGVVKRLTDDFGDKPVDILVHSLANGPEVKKPLIETSRAGYLTALSVSAYSLVSMIARFGPIMRDHSSAVSLTYMASERVIPGYGGGMSSAKAALESDTRTLAFEAGRKFGMRVNTISAGPWASRAASAIGIIERMVEYVSKTAPLTSQLEPRDVGNTAAFLCSPLAGGITGTTVYVDKGYHSMGMGYEPFGN, encoded by the coding sequence ATGCTACCAATCGATCTGGGGGGACGCCGAGCCTTCGTCGCCGGCGTGGCGGACGATCAGGGCTTTGGTTTCGCGATTGCTAAAGCTCTGGCCGAGGCCGGGGCGACCGTCTGCGTCGGGACGTGGCCACCGGCGCTCAACATTTTCATGAACCTCATCGAGCGCGGGAAGATGGACGGAGCGCGCACGCTCTCCTCTGGCGCGATGCTGCAGTTCGAGAAGATCTATCCGCTCGATGCGGCGTACGATCGCTACGATGACATGCCCGAGGACGTCCGCAACAACAAACGTTACAAAGACATTGGCGACTGTTCGATCGATGGCGTGGTGAAGCGCCTCACCGACGACTTTGGTGACAAGCCGGTCGACATTCTCGTGCATTCGCTCGCGAACGGCCCCGAAGTGAAGAAACCGCTGATCGAGACGAGCCGGGCGGGCTATCTCACGGCGCTGAGTGTGAGCGCTTACTCGCTCGTTTCTATGATCGCCCGCTTCGGCCCGATCATGCGCGACCATTCGTCGGCCGTGTCGCTCACGTACATGGCGAGCGAACGTGTCATCCCGGGCTACGGCGGCGGCATGTCGTCGGCGAAGGCAGCGCTCGAGAGCGATACGCGCACGCTCGCGTTCGAGGCCGGTCGCAAGTTCGGGATGCGCGTGAACACGATCTCGGCTGGACCGTGGGCGTCGCGCGCGGCGAGCGCCATCGGGATCATCGAGCGGATGGTCGAGTACGTATCGAAAACGGCACCCCTAACGAGTCAGCTCGAGCCCAGGGACGTCGGGAACACGGCGGCCTTTTTATGTTCGCCGCTCGCGGGCGGGATCACGGGCACGACGGTATACGTCGACAAGGGTTATCACTCGATGGGGATGGGGTATGAGCCGTTCGGGAATTGA
- a CDS encoding type II toxin-antitoxin system HicA family toxin: MARLPRDLSGRDLAGALRRYGYEVTRETGSHLRLTTQQGGEHHVTIPDHASLRVGTLAGILADVAAHLKIERRALVMALFER; encoded by the coding sequence GGCGCGGCTCCCGCGCGATCTCTCTGGCCGCGACCTCGCGGGCGCCTTGCGGCGCTACGGCTACGAGGTCACGCGCGAAACGGGGAGTCACCTGCGGCTCACGACCCAGCAGGGCGGCGAGCATCACGTCACGATCCCGGACCACGCGAGTCTCCGCGTCGGCACGCTCGCCGGGATCCTCGCCGACGTCGCCGCGCATCTCAAGATCGAGCGGCGCGCACTCGTCATGGCCCTCTTCGAGCGCTGA
- a CDS encoding CHASE3 domain-containing protein, with protein sequence MTVRQKISVALGSAVLTLLVGVAAFLVVLRLRAAISAVDHTNMVIRQLDGALSSLVDAETGQHGYIITGDSAYLGPYHNGRTSTEAHVAALRELVAGDTEQQRRVDTLNAVVERKLVELEQTAAMRSRSATEAADRVRTGVGKTMMDSARAVASRISAIERRRLAERDATRLRFRDLALSVIVIGTLGAFLLAFITNRSIRTDVVAQQRTQEQLELQTQQLEEQQVELEQAMQQLRETTTQEEEAREAAEVANRAKDDFLAVMSHELRTPLNAIVGYAELLHDGIAGPVNETQREQLDRVQLSARHLVDLVDEILSFTRMQPGQDTIRKSEVEVGQVTREAGALVEPVVAAKGLRFSLSTPNERATFTSDAAKVRQILVNLLSNAIKFTDEGEIALASRVENGQVVFEVRDTGIGIAREHQERVFETFWQVDQTATRRAGGAGLGLSVSRRLARALGGDLSVESDIGKGSRFRFWLPR encoded by the coding sequence ATGACCGTTCGCCAGAAGATTTCCGTTGCACTGGGATCGGCCGTGCTCACGTTGCTCGTGGGCGTCGCGGCGTTTCTCGTCGTTTTGCGGCTTCGCGCGGCGATTTCCGCCGTCGACCACACCAACATGGTCATTCGGCAGCTCGACGGCGCGCTGTCGTCCCTGGTCGACGCCGAGACTGGCCAGCACGGCTACATCATTACCGGCGACAGCGCTTACCTCGGGCCATATCACAACGGCCGCACCTCCACCGAAGCCCACGTCGCCGCATTGCGCGAGCTGGTCGCGGGCGACACGGAGCAGCAGCGGCGCGTCGACACACTGAACGCGGTCGTCGAAAGAAAGCTCGTCGAGCTCGAGCAAACCGCTGCGATGCGCTCGCGCAGCGCGACGGAAGCCGCCGATCGCGTCCGTACGGGCGTCGGCAAGACGATGATGGACAGCGCGCGTGCCGTGGCCTCTCGCATCTCGGCGATCGAGCGGCGACGTCTGGCCGAGCGTGACGCAACCCGTCTGCGATTCCGCGATCTCGCGCTCAGCGTGATCGTGATCGGGACCTTAGGTGCGTTCCTGCTCGCGTTCATCACGAACCGCTCGATCCGCACCGACGTCGTCGCACAGCAGCGGACGCAGGAGCAGCTCGAGCTGCAAACGCAACAACTCGAGGAGCAGCAGGTCGAGCTCGAGCAAGCGATGCAGCAGCTGCGCGAGACGACGACGCAGGAGGAGGAAGCGCGCGAGGCCGCGGAAGTCGCGAACCGGGCGAAGGACGACTTCCTTGCGGTGATGTCTCATGAGCTCCGCACGCCACTCAACGCGATCGTGGGCTATGCCGAGCTGCTACACGATGGAATTGCGGGTCCTGTCAACGAGACTCAGCGCGAGCAGCTCGACCGCGTACAACTTTCTGCGCGGCACCTGGTCGACTTGGTTGACGAGATTCTGTCGTTCACCCGGATGCAGCCGGGCCAGGACACGATCCGAAAGAGTGAGGTCGAGGTCGGGCAGGTAACGCGTGAGGCGGGCGCGCTCGTCGAGCCGGTGGTCGCGGCGAAGGGCCTGCGCTTCTCGCTGTCGACACCTAACGAGCGAGCGACGTTCACGTCGGACGCCGCGAAGGTGCGTCAGATCCTGGTGAATCTGTTGTCGAACGCGATCAAGTTCACCGACGAAGGCGAGATCGCGCTCGCGTCGCGCGTGGAGAACGGGCAGGTGGTGTTCGAGGTGCGTGACACCGGGATCGGGATTGCGCGCGAGCACCAGGAGCGGGTGTTCGAGACGTTCTGGCAGGTGGACCAGACGGCGACGCGACGGGCGGGCGGCGCGGGATTGGGGTTGAGCGTGTCCCGACGCTTGGCGCGCGCGTTAGGCGGTGATCTCAGCGTCGAGAGTGACATCGGGAAGGGGAGCCGGTTTCGATTCTGGCTGCCGCGTTAG
- a CDS encoding phosphatidylserine/phosphatidylglycerophosphate/cardiolipin synthase family protein, whose translation MHSHRAVPARRGAEGRLEEAPVVAPIGPSFSRGLWRIAAADVSSDNRVRLLRDGPATFDAMIELIDRARTSVALESYIFRSDEVGHRFGNALAQAAKRGVAVRLLLDYVGVRGTSRAFLRQLARAGVDVKTFNRFGFRPWFGLVPRDHRKLLVVDETVGVTGGVGVGREWTTGVLKRHRSRWRDTAVVIEGPAARDMIGAFETMWRRTVGRERRGSHRFLRRAARGSHLDPSTHTPALVGIIEGEPLRLRVSRALQIQAISAERSIWIATAYFAPSPSEVEALNGAARDGVDVRILLPSRNDHPWVSLLARRYYRRLLTNGVRLWEWQGEMMHAKTSVIDGRWVRVGSTDFNPLGVAINYELDAVIEDPALGEQAESMFLADLENSKEVGLKGARG comes from the coding sequence ATGCACTCGCATCGTGCCGTACCCGCACGCCGCGGCGCGGAGGGTCGCCTGGAGGAGGCGCCAGTCGTGGCGCCGATCGGGCCATCCTTCTCGCGCGGCCTCTGGCGCATCGCGGCGGCCGACGTCTCGAGCGACAACCGGGTTCGTCTGCTCAGAGATGGCCCGGCGACCTTCGACGCGATGATCGAGCTCATCGATCGGGCACGAACGTCGGTTGCCCTCGAGAGTTACATCTTCCGCTCCGACGAGGTTGGCCATCGGTTCGGTAACGCCCTCGCGCAGGCCGCAAAACGGGGTGTCGCGGTCCGCCTGCTTCTCGACTACGTCGGCGTTCGCGGGACGTCGCGCGCGTTCCTCCGCCAACTCGCCCGCGCCGGTGTCGACGTCAAAACCTTCAATCGGTTTGGCTTCCGGCCCTGGTTCGGTCTGGTGCCGCGAGATCACCGCAAGCTGCTCGTCGTCGACGAGACCGTAGGCGTCACGGGCGGCGTTGGTGTCGGCCGCGAGTGGACCACCGGCGTGCTCAAACGCCATCGCTCGCGCTGGCGAGACACGGCCGTCGTGATCGAGGGTCCGGCAGCGCGGGACATGATTGGCGCCTTCGAGACCATGTGGCGACGCACCGTTGGCCGTGAACGACGCGGCTCCCATCGCTTCCTTCGCCGAGCCGCGCGCGGTTCGCATCTCGATCCGTCGACGCATACGCCTGCGCTCGTCGGCATCATCGAAGGAGAGCCGCTGCGGCTGCGGGTGTCGCGCGCGCTGCAGATCCAGGCGATCTCCGCCGAGCGGTCGATCTGGATTGCGACGGCGTACTTCGCGCCCTCGCCGTCGGAGGTCGAGGCGCTCAATGGCGCAGCACGCGACGGCGTGGACGTCCGCATTCTTTTGCCCAGTCGGAATGACCATCCGTGGGTGTCACTCCTCGCGCGACGTTATTACCGCCGTCTTCTCACCAACGGCGTTCGCCTCTGGGAATGGCAGGGCGAGATGATGCACGCGAAGACGAGCGTCATCGACGGCCGCTGGGTGCGAGTCGGGTCGACCGACTTCAATCCACTCGGCGTCGCGATCAACTATGAGCTCGATGCCGTGATCGAGGACCCCGCGCTCGGCGAGCAAGCGGAGTCGATGTTCCTCGCTGATCTGGAGAATTCGAAGGAAGTTGGGCTCAAGGGGGCCCGCGGGTAG
- a CDS encoding response regulator, whose protein sequence is MMAMVLYVDDEDAIRRAVSAWLTRRGHTVHTAATLTDARDLLASQAIDGAFVDVWLGDESGLELQDWVDENRPDLSRKIVFVTGDPVASDTAQRALGKIGRPVLAKPFELQQLDTFVERWMAPPPRPQD, encoded by the coding sequence ATGATGGCGATGGTCCTCTACGTCGATGACGAAGACGCAATTCGGCGCGCGGTGTCCGCATGGCTCACGCGACGCGGACACACCGTGCATACCGCCGCGACGCTCACCGACGCGCGCGATCTCCTCGCGTCCCAGGCAATCGATGGGGCGTTCGTCGACGTCTGGCTGGGCGACGAGAGCGGTCTCGAGCTGCAAGACTGGGTCGACGAGAACCGACCCGACCTCTCACGGAAGATCGTGTTCGTGACGGGCGACCCTGTCGCGAGCGACACCGCGCAACGCGCGTTGGGAAAGATCGGGCGACCGGTGCTCGCTAAGCCCTTCGAGTTGCAACAGCTTGATACGTTTGTCGAGCGCTGGATGGCGCCCCCACCCCGGCCACAAGACTGA